Proteins encoded in a region of the Lepeophtheirus salmonis chromosome 6, UVic_Lsal_1.4, whole genome shotgun sequence genome:
- the LOC121121093 gene encoding uncharacterized protein has protein sequence MSETEAVTAATGEKTVEELKGTKRAAETETDESKKMKKSESNGSSKAAATEDETENGVVEDEEDEDEEEELEDEEGLGDEEGEEDIDEEGEDEEGEEEEEGEGEEEEDEEDA, from the exons ATGTCCGAAACAGAAGCCGTGACCGCCGCTACCGGTGAGAAAACCGTTGAGGAACTTAAAGGAACTAAAAGAGCAGCAGAA ACCGAAACGGACGAATccaaaaagatgaaaaagtcCGAGTCCAACGGTTCCTCCAAGGCGGCAGCCACAGAAGATGAGACTGAAAACGGAGTGGTCGAAGATGAGGAAGATGAAGATGAGGAGGAAGAGTTAGAGGACGAAGAGGGACTCGGAGACGAAGAGGGAGAGGAAGACATCGATGAAGAGGGAGAGGACGAAGAAGGAGAAG AAGAGGAAGAGGGTGAAGGTgaggaagaagaggatgaagaaGACGCTTAG